The following are encoded in a window of Fusarium verticillioides 7600 chromosome 6, whole genome shotgun sequence genomic DNA:
- a CDS encoding cofilin produces MASASGVLIDQGCITAANDLRFAKGSSKIKFVIFKITDDEQCVVVEEACPDTEYETFRQKLLSAVDKSGKSAPRYALYDVDYDLGEDGKRTKTIFISWVPQTSPIKLRMLYASTTEYLKKAVNMSVFIHADDQEDIEWEELVKTASGGKAK; encoded by the exons ATGGCG TCTGCTTCTGG TGTTTTGATTGACCAAGGCTGCATCACCGCAGCCAATGATCTTCGATTTGCAAAGGGGTCGAGTAAGATCAAgttcgtcatcttcaagattACCGATGACGAGCAGTGCGTAGTAGTTGAAGAGGCGTGTCCTGATACTGAGTATGAGACTTTCCgtcagaagcttctctcgGCGGTTGACAAGTCTGGAAAATCGGCTCCGCGCTATGCACTCTACGACGTTGATTACGaccttggtgaagatgggaaAAG GACCAAGACGATCTTTATATCTTGGGTTCCACAGACGTCGCCTATCAAG CTTCGCATGCTCTACGCTAGTACGACGGAATATTTGAAAAAGGCAGTCAATATGAGTGTGTTTATTCATGCTGATGATCAAGAGGATATTGAGTGGGAGGAGTTGGTCAAGACTGCAAGTGGTGGCAAAGCCAAGTAA